The Thermacetogenium phaeum DSM 12270 genome segment CAGGTTATCCCCAGGCTGTATGCCGGAGGAATGTGTGCCGGTGGCTTTATCGGGCCGTACTATCCGGGCAGCGGTACCGCCATTGCGGCTACCGTATACTTCGGGCGCCTCTGCGCTCAGAACGCCTGCGGGGAGAAGCCCTGGGAGTAGAAGGGGTATCCTTTCTTTGAAGATTCAGCACCTACGGGATGCTCTGCTGAAGTGATGAAAGGGGTAGAGGCGGACTGCCGAAGCCCCTTTCTCTTTGGCCCCTGGTTTGGCGGAGGGCCGTGCCGTTTTGGCAGGAGCCGGCAGTTGGTGCTTTGTGGATCCGATCGTGCAGCCATCCCTGGGAGCGGCTGCGGCTTGTGCCCGGCAGTTCCCGCACCTCCGTCGAGTTGTCCCTGGACGAAGCGGTCAGAGCGGGAAAACTGCTTCTGACGCCGTAAAGTGGGCGGGGGACTTTTGGCAGGCCTCGATAAAGAGGTCGGCAAGCTCGGGGTCGAACTGGGAGCTTCTGTTTCTCCTGATTTCCTCCACCGCCTCCTCCGTGGAGAGGGGATCCCGGTAGGCCCTCTTTGTGGTCATGGCGGAGAAGGCATCGGCGATCTGCAGGATGCGCCCTTCGATCGGGGTCTGCCGACCGTCCAGCCCGTGGGGGTAGCCCTTCCCGTCCCAGCGTTCGTGATGGTACTTGATGGCGTTTACCACCGTCGCCGAAAGCTGCTGGTAGGAGAGCATCCTGATCCCGTCGTCGACGTGCTGCCTGACGATGGCGTATTCCTCCCCGGTCAGGGCGGCTTCTTTGAGCAGGATGCTGCGGGGAACGAGTATCTTTCCGAGGTCGTGCAGGAGACCGGCGATGTACAAATCAACCACGGTTTTTTCGGAAAGCTCCAGGGCGGCACCCAGGACGGCCGCAAGCTGTCCGGTGAAGCAGGAGTGGACGTAGGTGTTGACGTCTTTTTCCGCCAGGTTGTGCAGCAGCAGCCGGCATTTGAGGGTGAGGGGAGCCTTCTGCCGGATCTCTGTGAGAGAGATTTGAAAACTGCGGGTCTTCTTGTTTATCTCAAACACGCGCCTTAACCCCCTGTGTCGGATCTTTGATGTGATTAAACGGACCGGAATTTTCTATATTGAGCTGAATTTTTTCCGCTCAGGCTGAGAAAATCCTTGCTCTGCCTGCCGTTTGACTTCCCCCCTAGTAGCAGCTGTTTTCCCGTCTATCTTCTGCAGGATGCGACGCAATCCTTTTGGAAATGACAAAATGACATCGAAAGTCCTAACAAAATAGGACTGTCGTCCTATTATTCGACACGTCCCTTGGCAGAGCAGCCGGCCGTGGAGGCGGGGCTCGCCGTTTGGGAGAATAAAAGCATCTTTGAGGGGCGCCTTACCGGGGCGAACCGGGAACTGTTCGCCGCACTCGGCGGCGGACGAGTTTTTTTAGTATTGTGGAAATGGTATAATAATGAAGGACATTCTAGGAAGGAGCATCTATCCTTGGGGCGGACGAAAACGGTCTTTTTCTGTGGGGAGTGCGGCTATGAGGCCGGAAAGTGGTTGGGACGCTGTCCCGCCTGCGGTGCCTGGAACTCCTTTTGTGAAGCCCCTGGGCGGCAGAAGAGGCAGGGGTTTTCCTTTTTGCCCGCCGCCCGGCAGGCGCCGGAACCCCTGACCACCGCGGCTCCCGATGCTGTAGAGGAGCGCTTGCCCGGCCGTTTCGGGGAGCTGGACAGGGTGCTCGGGGGCGGGATCGTGCCCGGCTCGGTGGCACTCCTCGGCGGCGCCCCCGGGATCGGAAAGTCCACCTTGCTCCTGCAGCTGGCCGCACAGGCGGCGGAAAGGCACGGGATCGTTTTGTACGTCTCCGGGGAGGAGTCGCGGCGGCAGGTTCAGATGCGGGCGCGGCGCTTGAAGCTCTCCTCCGAGCGCCTTTATTTCCTGGCAGAAACCGATCTCGAGGGGATCTGCCGGGCGGTTGAGGAGCTCTCGCCGGTCCTGTTGATCATCGACTCGATTCAGACGACCTTTCACCCCGATCTCCCGCTGGCGGCGGGGAGCGTCGGGCAGCTCTGCCGGTGCACCGCCGAACTCGTTAGGCTGGCCAAGAGCCGTAATATTGCCTGCTTTCTCGTCGGCCACGTTACCAAAGAGGGGAACCTGGCCGGCCCCCGGGTGCTGGAGCATATGGTGGACGTTGTTCTTTCCTTCGAGGGGGAGCGCCACCAGAACCTGCGGCTCCTGCGCGCCGTCAAAAACCGCTTCGGGGCGACGGATGAGGTGGCCGTTTTCGCCATGGGGGAAGGGGGGCTGGAGGAGGTGGAGAACCCTTCAGCCATTTTTCTGGCCGGACGCAGCGGAGGGGTTCCCGGTTCGGTGGTGGTGGCGGCGCTGGAGGGAACGCGCCCGATCCTGGTGGAGATCCAGGCTCTGGTCTGCCCGGCCGCCTACGGGTCACCCCGCCGAGCGGCGACCGGGGTCGACTATAACAGGGTTGTGCTCATAGCCGCCGTGCTGGAGAAGCGCGTCGGGCTCGCCCTTGCCGGTCAGGACATCTACGTCGGCGTGGTGGGCGGTTTGCGGATCGGGGAACCTGCGGCCGATCTGGGGATAGCCCTCGCTCTGGCCTCCAGCTACCGGAACGCCGCCGTCGACCGGGAAATGGTGGTGGCGGGGGAGATCGGGCTGACAGGTGAGGTGCGGGCGGTGGGCTATATGGATCAGAGATTGAAGGAAGCAGCGCGTCTGGGGTTCAGGCGGGTGCTGGTGCCGTGGCGCAACCTGGACCTTCAGAAAAAATACCCGGACCTGGAGTTTACCGGGGTTAAGACGGTCAGGGACGCGCTCGATCAAGCCATTTGTCAGTGTTAGGGGGCAAATTCTTTGAAAGAGGAACGGTTTCAGCTGCTTGAAGAGGATGTAGCCGTGCTGGATGAGAGGCCGAAGGAGGAGAAGGCGCCGAAAGGGAAGGGGCAGAAGGAAGCCCCGGTGCGGGAGGTGAAGGAGGAAAAGCCGGATAAGAAGGAGCCGCGCGAGGAGAAGAAAGAGCCCATAGATGAGAAGGGTGACGGCTTGACCGGGCCCTTGAAGATGGTGGCCCCAGGCACCGCCCTGCGGGAGGGGCTGGACAGCGTTCTCAGGGCGAAGACAGGGGCTTTGATCGTCGTCGGGGATGCCCCGGAGGTGCTGCGCTTCGTGGAGGGAGGCTTCCACATCGACACCGAATTCACCCCGGCCGGCCTTTACGAACTGGCCAAGATGGACGGGGCGATCGTCCTCAGCCGCGATGCCCGGCGTATCCTCTACGCCAACGCCCAGCTCATCCCCGACCCGTCGATCCCATCTGAGGAAACCGGGATCAGGCACCGCACCGCGGAGAGGTTCGCCCGCCAAACGGGAGCCCTGGTGATCGCCATCTCTCAGCGGCGCGGCGTGATCACCCTCTACAAGGGTGCCGAACGATACAGCCTGCAGGACATCAGCGTTATCCTGTCCAAGGCGAACCAGGCCGTCCAGACCCTGGAAAAGTACAAGGGGGTGCTCGATAAGGCCCTCATCAACCTGACTGCTTTGGAGTTTGAGGACCTGGTCACAGTCTACGACGTTGCCCGCGTCGTCCAGCGCGGGGTGATGGTTCTGCAGGTGGTGAAAGAGCTGGAGAATTACATCTGCGAACTGGGCACTGAAGGGCGCCTGATCACCATGCAGGTGGAGGAGCTGCTGGCCAACGTGCGGGAGGAGCTCTGCTGCGTAATCCGGGACTACCTCGACGACGAGGGGAAAAACGCGGAGGATGTGCTTCGGGTTGTCTCCTCCTGGCCGCCGGACGACCTGCTCGATCTTACCGGCATCAGCAGGATATTAGGCTACGGGGCCTCATCCAGCATCCTTGACCTTTCCGTTTACCCGCGCGGCTACCGCATATTGCAGAGAATCCCGCGGCTGCCTGCCCAGATCGTCGAAAACCTGATCCGCACCTTCAAGAACTTGCAGAACATTTTAAAGGCCTCCATTGAGGAGCTCGACGACGTGGAGGGGATCGGGGAGGTCAGGGCCAAGGCCATTAAAAACGGCCTGCACCGCCTCCAGGAGCAGGTGATGCTGGAGAGGTACATGGGATAAAAAAACCGCCTTCAGGCCGCTCGGCCTCACGACTCGCGCCGGCCTTCCTTTTTGAGATGCCTGTTCCTTTGGGCAGCTTGTATCCGTTAACAGGAAATCTCTCAGGTGAAGTTGAAGATCCTCAGGGTGGAAAGCTTTTTATGCTCTTTGAGGAAGATATCGTACAGGTTGAGGTTGAGAAGGTTGCAGAGTGCTGCCATGTAGAAAAGGGTTTTTCCTAGTTCGGTTTCCACCATCTCCTGGCAGCTGGGGCAGATTTCACCGTTCAAGTGGCTGCTGAAGTAGTCTTTTAGTTCGTGGAGGGAGACGTCAGGAGGGATTTGCCTTTTCTTCGCCTCGATGCTGAGACAGCCGCATCCGGTGACCGCTTTGACCGTTGCCCTGTTGGTGCGGGCGCAGGCCTCCTGGAATTTGGAGAGAACGTCCAGAATGCTGTGATGGCGGATCAAAAGCTCGGAGACGGCATTCTGAAACTCATCGCAAATCAGGTCCTTCATCAACAAGACCTCCTCACACCTTATGTGCGTTAGTTAACTTAATTATAGTCAGGTAAATAAAGCATTGTCAATGCCGTTTGCTGCCGGAAGGCGGAGGAGAATGGGGATTGGCCGGAGGCTGTTTTTGACAGGTCCTGACTGCTCTGGTATAATAGGTGTATAATGAATGAAGTTTCAGGAGGCCTTGTAATGTTTCAGATAGGGGATCGAGTTGTGCACCCGATGCACGGTGCCGGGATTGTCGAGGCTCTGGAAAGGCGGGGGGAGAAGAATGAGGTTTATTACGTTCTCCGTCTTTTTGCCGGGAATTTAAAGGTGCTGGTCCCGGCGGATAAGGTTGAGACGATCGGAGTGCGGCGGGTTATCAGTGAAGCCGAGATCGCCAAGGTTCTCAGGGTGCTCGGGAAAAAGGATCAAGGGAAGCCCCTTCTCAACTGGAACCACCGCTACAGGGCGAATCTGGAGAAAATCCGGACGGGGAACGTTTTCGCCGTTGCCGAAGTCGTCCGCACGCTGATGCGCCAGGAGTTGAAAAAAGGGCTGTCTTCGGGAGAGAAAAGGATGCTGGAAAGCGCCTTTCAGATATTGAGCAGCGAACTGGTTCTGGCGGGAAAGCTGGACAAGTCGAAGGTAGAATCGATGATCAAAGATGCTGTTGCTCAAGGGTAGAAAAACGGCGCCCAACAGCTGCGGGCGCCTTTCTTATTTTGCGGTTATTTACTATCCTTTGACAAACTCTTCCCCTTGCTTGCCCGATGCCGCTTGCGTATAATGGAACGAGAGATTAACCAAAATAAGGTATAATACCCGGGAAGGGGGTGCAGTGATGCTTCAGAAGGTTATCAGAATACTCCTTACGCTGATCGGGGCAGGAATCGGCTTTTCTTTGAATTATCTGTTGATAAGACTTGATTTTGTGCAGTCGCTGGCTGCGGGGGAGGGCTTCGCCTGGTACGCCTTGGTTGGTCTGCTGACGCTGGTGGCAGGTGCGGTAACTTATCTCGCAGCCCCCCGCCTGATCGAGCTGACGCTGCAGATGGTTTCTTTCTTCGAAGGGACGCTGCAGCGCACACCGCTGCAGGATTTGCTGGGGGGTGCTCTCGGACTCATCGTCGGCCTGGTTATCGCTAATCTCCTCGGAGCTCCTTTTTCTAATCTTCCCTGGATAGGCCCCTTCATCCCCATCGTTGCCAGCATCATCCTGGGCTATTTGGGCCTGAGCGTGGGCTTGAAGAAGAAGGAGGAGCTGGCCGGCCTCTTTTCCTTCATTAAAATCGGCAGCAAGCAGGGGCGAGGAGAGGGAGGCAAGAGCACTTATAAGGTACTGGATACCAATGTCATCATTGACGGCCGGATTGCGGACATCTGCAAGACCGGTTTTCTCGAAGGGACGCTGTTGGTGCCCCGCTTCGTGCTGGAGGAGCTGCAGCACATCGCCGATTCCTCGGATGTGCTCCGCCGCAATAAGGGCAGGCGCGGGCTGGACATCCTCAATCAGATGCGCAAAGAGCAGGGGATTAAAATCGAAATTCGCGACTTTGAGGGGCTGGACCGGAAGGACGTTGATTCCGGCCTCATCCAGATCTGTAAGCGGCTCGACTGCCCGGTGGTGACCAATGACTACAACCTGAACAAGGTGGCGGAGCTCGTCGGGATTAAGGTCCTCAACATCAACGACCTCGCCAACGCCGTCAAGCCTCTCTTTCTCCCCGGTGAGGAGATCGACGGGGTTGACGTGATCAGGGACGGCAAGGAGGCGGGGCAGGGAATTGCCTACCTGGAGGACGGCACCATGATCGTCATCGAAGGCGGGAAGAAGTACATCGGGGAGCGCATATCGGTGGTGGTCACCAGCGTTCTGCAGACCTCGGCAGGGCGGATGATCTTCGCCAAGCCGAAGGTCAACTTGAAGGATACGGCCGCCGGTCGCCACTACCATGAGGTGAAGGTGATTGGATAAGGTCGGAGGTCTCATCGTTGCTGCCGGGAGGGGGGTGCGGATGGGCGCCCCCCTCAACAAGGTTTTCCTTCCCTTAGGCGGCCGTCCGCTGCTCCTGTACAGCGTCCGCCTTTTCGAAGAGTCCCCCTTCATCTCCACCTACGTGGTGGTTGCCGCACCCGAGGAGGTGGGATTCTGCCGGACGCTACTTTCTTCCTGCAGCCCCGACAAACTGGCCGGGGTCGTCGCGGGAGGGGAGACCAGGCAGGAGTCGGTGGCCAACGGACTGCGGGCGCTTCCGGAGGACTGTTCCTTCGTGGTCGTCCACGACGGAGCGCGGCCGCTCCTCTCCAGGGATGTGCTGGAGGGGGCGGTTCAACGCGCCTTTGACTGCGGCGCCGTTGTGGTCGGCGTGCCGGTGAAGGACACCGTCAAGGTGGTGGAGCAGGGGGGGGTGACGGCTACCCCGCCGCGGTCCTCTTTGTGGATCGCCCAGACACCACAGGTCTTCCGCCGCTCCCTGCTCTCTCGGGCGCTGGAGGCCGCCGGGGAGGCCGGGTTTCAGGGAAGCGACGATTCCTCCCTGGTGGAGCGGCTGGGGGTGCGGGTGGAGATGTTCCGGGGTGGCTACGAGAACATCAAGATAACCACCCCCGGCGACCTGGTGATCGCCGAGTCTCTTCTGGCCGGGGCTAAGGGGGCGGCCGGGGAGGCGCAGGAGCGAGGGGAAGAGGGGAGGCGCATCGGGCTCGGTTACGACGTCCACCCCTTCTGCGCGGGGCGGCCCCTGATCCTGGGTGGGGTGGAGATCCCCGGGGAGACCGGGCTGGCCGGGCATTCCGACGCCGACGTCCTCCTGCACGCCCTGATGGATGCTTGCCTCGGCGCGGCCGGGCTTCCCGACATCGGCAGCCAGTTTCCCCCCGGGGAACCCCGCTGGAAAGATGCTTCCAGCCTGGCCCTGCTCGCCGTCGTCGCCGGGCTCCTCGATGAAGCAGGCTACAGGGTGGCTCAGGTCGACCTGGTGGTGGCGGCGGAAAGGCCGCGGCTCGGCCGCTACCTGGAGGGGATGAAGGAGCGGATCGCCGCGGTATTGGGTATACCCCGCACGGCGGTCGGCCTCAAAGCGACGACGACCGAAGGTTTGGGCTTCGTAGGAAGGGGGGAGGGGATTGCCGCCTGGGCAGTGGCCACCGTGATGCCAAAGAAAATCCGCCCTCCCTCGCCAGGAGGGCGGGGTTAGACTGCCGTCTTCAGCAGCGTCATTACTTAACCCTGAAGATGACGAATACGTAGTAGAGAAGACCGGCGAGGACGATGAAGAGAATGCCCAGCGTTCCCCAGAGGGCGGCCTGGCCGATAAGCGCTTCACCCATCTTACATCCCCCCTTCTAAAAAATAGGATGTCGCAAAAATCGTGCCAGTAATCATCTGAAACTCTGCAGAAGGGGATGTAAAACCAGAAAAAGGGTGTGCCGGGGGGTGAAGCAGAGGCAGGCGTTTCGTAGTGAAACATCCTTGTGTTACGTTCTGAAACTGACGCAACTGCCGCAGGAAAAGCCGCCCGGGTCGTCTTGTTTCGGCTGCGGCAGGGGTTCATCGTTATTGGTGCTCTCCGCGTTGGAGTTTTTTCAGCCGGCGCCAGAGGGTGGTTCTGCTGATCCCCAGGAGGGCGGCGGCCTTTTTCTTATTCCCTTTGGCGGCGATCAGAGCCTCTCTGATGGCCTCCTCCTCCAGGCGGGAGATCCTCCGCTGTCCCGGGGTGACGTCCGGCTGGCCCTGTCTGACCGGTTCCGTCGGGCGCCATTCCGAAGAGGTGTAGAGGGATTCCGCCACCAGTTCCGCAGGTATGTATTCCCCGTCGCTGAGGATGACCAGGCGCTCCATAATGTTCTTCAGTTCTCTGATGTTCCCCGGCCAGTCGTGGGCAGCTAAGAGCTCCATTCCCCGCCGTTCTACGCCTTTGATGTTCTTGCCGAACTTTCTATTGAAGAGGTGGAGAAAGTGGTCAACCAGCACCGGGATGTCCTCGCGCCGCTCCCTGAGTGAAGGGATGACCAGCGTCAGCACGTTGATGCGGTAAAAGAGATCCGCCCGGAAGAGTTTTTCCGCAACCATTTTGTGCAGATTGCGGTTGGTGGCGGCGATTACCCGGACGTCGATCCTGATCACGCGGTTGTCCCCCAGGCGCATGATTTCATATTCCTGGAGCACCCGCAGCAGCCTCGTCTGCAGCTTGTCGGACATTTCGCTGATCTCGTCGAGGAAGATGGTGCCCCCGTCCGCCGCTTCGAAAAGCCCTCTTTTCCCCCCTTTTTTGGCGCCGGTAAAGGCTCCCTCGGCGTAGCCGAAGAGCTCGCTTTCCAGAAGGCTTTCCGGCATGGCGGCGCAGTTGACGGCGATGAAGGGGCCGTTTTTCCGGGAGCTGACGTTGTGGATGGCGTGGGCGAAGAATTCCTTTCCCGTGCCCGTTTCCCCGTAAATAAGGACGGTTGCGTCCACCTTCCCGAAGCGCTTCGCCTTCTCGATGGCGTCCTTGATCTTTTCGCTTTCCCCCAGGATGTCGCTGAAGTCATACTTGGCCAGATGGCCGCGGGCGCGCAGCCTCTTGCGCATGCGGTCACCCCCTTGATGTGCCCGGCCCGTGCTCAGGAGCTGTAAAAAAAAGCCGCCGGGATGGTCGTCCTTGGCGGCGTTTTGTGGTCTTATCAGCAGGCAGACACACTATTTTTCGGAAAGTGGGAACGAATTGTCGTCAACCCCAAGGTTTAAGAATCCGGTCAGCGCAGGTTGCGGGGATATCCGGCGAAGAGCTCTCTTGCTTCCTCCAGGGTGGTGTCGGGGGCAGGGATAACCAGGTCGGATTCTACGAGTTCATCGTCGGGGATCCTTTTGCCCCTGGTCTGCACCAATTCCACCACCTGCCGCAGGCGCTCCGCAAACTGCTGCTCGTCCCCGGCGCCGACGGCGTCGAGGAGGGAGTCGTCCATGGCGTCCAGCTCCGCCAGGGCGTTTCCGTCCAGCCGGTACTGCCCTTCTGTCAGAACCCTGATGATCATCCCTCACTCACTTCCTTCTTCAGGCGGGAGAGCTCGTCTTCGACGCGGCCCGCCGCCTGCATTTTCTTGAGTTCGGCTTCAACGGGGTCCTTCTCTCCCAGCGGCTCTTCCAGCACCCCGCTGGCGATCAGCTCATCGATGGCGGAGGCCCGGGCCTGCATTTCTTCGGTCCTCCGTTCCGCTCGCTCAATGGCCATGCCGACGTCGGCCAGCTCCTCCGAGAGGCCGGTCATGGCTTCGCCGATCTTCACCTGGGCCTCGGAGGCGGAATAACGGGCCTTTATGACCTCCTTCTTGGTGCGGAAGGCCTCTACCTTCGCCCGCAGGCGGTTCTCCACCTGGGTGAGCTTTTCCTGTTCCTTGTTGAGGTCTGCGACCTGTTGCTCGAGATCCTGGATCTGCTGCTCGATCTGTACCTTGCGCTCCAGGGCCAGCCGGGCGAGGTCTTCCCGCCCCTGCCGCAGGGCCTCCTTCGCCTGCCCATCGAGCTTGTTGAGGTCACTTTTAAGCTTGACTACCTGCAGTTCCAGCCTTTTCTTGGAAGCGGCGACATTGGTGATGTTCCGCCTCACCTTCTGCAGCAGCTCGACCTGTTTTTCGTAGGAGTAATCCAGGGTTTCGTGGGGATTTTCCATCTGGTCGAGCACTTTGTTGATCTTGGCCTTGAAAACCGTCGATATGCGCGCCAAAAGTCCCATTATCAGTCTCCTTTCTCACTGCCTGTAGTAATTATTGACATCTCGACGACTTCCTATACCGGGCAGTTGCGGATGGGGTACCAGAAGCTGACATCCTTTTCCCAGGGGAGTTCTTTTTCGAGCAGGGTGAAGAGCCGCAGTTCGGTGTTGTGGTCCCGGCCCTCTTTGCCGGTGGGAAGGTAGGGATAGAAGGAACCCCGCTTGTAGTTGTAGATGATGTAAAGCTTTTCACCTCCAGGCCCTTTAAAGGGGAAGACCGCCGCCAGGAGCTGGGTGTCGTAGCCGTTATCAGCAAGGGTTTGGGCGGCCATGTGCACCAGGGCCACCAGGTCGTCCCAGTCCGGGTCTTCGAAGAGCAGCCACCGGTAGCGGTATTCGTCGTCGCGGATCTCCATTCTGGTCTTAGTCTCCTTCACCGCCAGGTGCAGGAGCTCTTTCAGCTCCTCAGCCGCCGACCGGAAGTCGAGGCTTGTGGCGGGCTTCAGGGTCAGCCCGCACCTGCCGGCCGGTGTCCAGCCCAGCTCGGCGAAGGGGACGGCGGCGGTGGAGAGGGCGAACAGCTTTTCGAGCCGCGCCTTCGGCGGCCTGCTCTTCCCGAAGAGGGCGTCCAGGAAACCCATCTTATCCCCTCATCTGCCGTTCCAGTTCCTGCAGGTAGGCGATGCGCCGCTCCAGGGAGGGGTGGGTGGAGAACAGTTCGGCGAAGGATTCCCCTCTCAGGGCGGGGATGATGAAGAAGGCGTTCATGCCCTCCGCCTGGCGCAGGTCGCGCTCCGGGAAGCGCTGCATGATGCCGCTGATCTTCATGAGGGCGCTGGAGAGCAGCCCCGGCGAACCGGTCAGAAAGGCCGCCCCCCGGTCGGCCGCGAACTCCCGGTAGCGGGAGAGCGCCCGGATCAGGAAGAAGCTGATCAGCCAGACCAGAAGAGAGACGAGGTAGACGAGCATCGCCCCGCCGCGGTCCTCCCGGTCGCGGTCGAGGAAGCCGCCGTAGAAGAAGAAGTTCTGGACGATGAAGGAGGCCACGGTTGCGAAGAAGCTGGCGATGGTCATCACCGCCACGTCTCTGTTTTTGATGTGGCTCATTTCGTGGGCCAGCACGGCTTCGACCTCCGGCTCGGTTAGGCGCTGCATGAGCCCCGCAGTTACCGCCACAACGGCGTTGCGGGGGCTCCTCCCGGTGGCGAAGGCATTGGGTATGGAGGTGGGCATGACTGCCACTCGCGGTTTGGGGACGTCGGCGAGCACCGACAGGCGCTCCACCATGGCGTGCAGCTGCGGCGCCTCCTGCGGGGAGACCTCTCTGGCTCCCGTGCTCAGGAGCACCAGCCGGTCGGAAAAGTAGTACTGGATGAAGAGCATGATCCCGACGAAGAAGACGATGCCGGTGAAGCCGATGCCGGCGTACCAGAGGACAAGGCCGAAGAAGAGGTACAGAGCCGCCAGCAGGAACATGGTGAAGATCATCCTGGCAGTCAAACCGTAGTCTACGGGGAAGCGCTCTCTTTTCATCTCTTGGCCTCTCTCCTTTATCTAGAATAATCAGTTTCCGGAAACCTTGTTTTATGCCTATTTTATGGTGCCGCTTCCAGGATGTCAATACAAAAGGCCGTTTACGGCAGGCTCAGCAGAGCGGCAAAGGCCAGCAGCACCCCGAAGAGGAAGAGGGCGGCGATGAAGAGCAGAATGAAGGGGATGAAGAATGTGGCTGCCGCCGCTCCGGTGCCGATGCGGTAGTTTTCCCGGATGGCGATGACCCCCAGTACCGCCGTCCAGATGCCGGTTCCGAATTCGATGAGCCCGCTTAGGAAGGCCAGCCCTCCGGCCAGGGAGGTCAGGGCAGCCAGGGGGATGCCGATGAAGTCGGGGGAGCCGGCGAAGGCGGTGGCCGCCAGCACCCCTCCCAGGGTGCCCTGCCCCTTAAAGAGCCTGGCGAACAGGTGAAAGAGGACGCCCGCCAGTACCCACTGCAGGGCCCTCAGGAAAAAGGCGGCTGCGGTCAGGAAGTAGGGGGACTGCAGGACGGCCACCGTAACCTCTATACCGGGAGTGCCCGTTATCCC includes the following:
- the ispD gene encoding 2-C-methyl-D-erythritol 4-phosphate cytidylyltransferase encodes the protein MDKVGGLIVAAGRGVRMGAPLNKVFLPLGGRPLLLYSVRLFEESPFISTYVVVAAPEEVGFCRTLLSSCSPDKLAGVVAGGETRQESVANGLRALPEDCSFVVVHDGARPLLSRDVLEGAVQRAFDCGAVVVGVPVKDTVKVVEQGGVTATPPRSSLWIAQTPQVFRRSLLSRALEAAGEAGFQGSDDSSLVERLGVRVEMFRGGYENIKITTPGDLVIAESLLAGAKGAAGEAQERGEEGRRIGLGYDVHPFCAGRPLILGGVEIPGETGLAGHSDADVLLHALMDACLGAAGLPDIGSQFPPGEPRWKDASSLALLAVVAGLLDEAGYRVAQVDLVVAAERPRLGRYLEGMKERIAAVLGIPRTAVGLKATTTEGLGFVGRGEGIAAWAVATVMPKKIRPPSPGGRG
- the pspAB gene encoding PspA-associated protein PspAB encodes the protein MGFLDALFGKSRPPKARLEKLFALSTAAVPFAELGWTPAGRCGLTLKPATSLDFRSAAEELKELLHLAVKETKTRMEIRDDEYRYRWLLFEDPDWDDLVALVHMAAQTLADNGYDTQLLAAVFPFKGPGGEKLYIIYNYKRGSFYPYLPTGKEGRDHNTELRLFTLLEKELPWEKDVSFWYPIRNCPV
- a CDS encoding sigma-54 interaction domain-containing protein, translated to MRKRLRARGHLAKYDFSDILGESEKIKDAIEKAKRFGKVDATVLIYGETGTGKEFFAHAIHNVSSRKNGPFIAVNCAAMPESLLESELFGYAEGAFTGAKKGGKRGLFEAADGGTIFLDEISEMSDKLQTRLLRVLQEYEIMRLGDNRVIRIDVRVIAATNRNLHKMVAEKLFRADLFYRINVLTLVIPSLRERREDIPVLVDHFLHLFNRKFGKNIKGVERRGMELLAAHDWPGNIRELKNIMERLVILSDGEYIPAELVAESLYTSSEWRPTEPVRQGQPDVTPGQRRISRLEEEAIREALIAAKGNKKKAAALLGISRTTLWRRLKKLQRGEHQ
- a CDS encoding CarD family transcriptional regulator produces the protein MFQIGDRVVHPMHGAGIVEALERRGEKNEVYYVLRLFAGNLKVLVPADKVETIGVRRVISEAEIAKVLRVLGKKDQGKPLLNWNHRYRANLEKIRTGNVFAVAEVVRTLMRQELKKGLSSGEKRMLESAFQILSSELVLAGKLDKSKVESMIKDAVAQG
- the disA gene encoding DNA integrity scanning diadenylate cyclase DisA, with amino-acid sequence MKEERFQLLEEDVAVLDERPKEEKAPKGKGQKEAPVREVKEEKPDKKEPREEKKEPIDEKGDGLTGPLKMVAPGTALREGLDSVLRAKTGALIVVGDAPEVLRFVEGGFHIDTEFTPAGLYELAKMDGAIVLSRDARRILYANAQLIPDPSIPSEETGIRHRTAERFARQTGALVIAISQRRGVITLYKGAERYSLQDISVILSKANQAVQTLEKYKGVLDKALINLTALEFEDLVTVYDVARVVQRGVMVLQVVKELENYICELGTEGRLITMQVEELLANVREELCCVIRDYLDDEGKNAEDVLRVVSSWPPDDLLDLTGISRILGYGASSSILDLSVYPRGYRILQRIPRLPAQIVENLIRTFKNLQNILKASIEELDDVEGIGEVRAKAIKNGLHRLQEQVMLERYMG
- a CDS encoding PspA/IM30 family protein is translated as MGLLARISTVFKAKINKVLDQMENPHETLDYSYEKQVELLQKVRRNITNVAASKKRLELQVVKLKSDLNKLDGQAKEALRQGREDLARLALERKVQIEQQIQDLEQQVADLNKEQEKLTQVENRLRAKVEAFRTKKEVIKARYSASEAQVKIGEAMTGLSEELADVGMAIERAERRTEEMQARASAIDELIASGVLEEPLGEKDPVEAELKKMQAAGRVEDELSRLKKEVSEG
- a CDS encoding PIN/TRAM domain-containing protein: MLQKVIRILLTLIGAGIGFSLNYLLIRLDFVQSLAAGEGFAWYALVGLLTLVAGAVTYLAAPRLIELTLQMVSFFEGTLQRTPLQDLLGGALGLIVGLVIANLLGAPFSNLPWIGPFIPIVASIILGYLGLSVGLKKKEELAGLFSFIKIGSKQGRGEGGKSTYKVLDTNVIIDGRIADICKTGFLEGTLLVPRFVLEELQHIADSSDVLRRNKGRRGLDILNQMRKEQGIKIEIRDFEGLDRKDVDSGLIQICKRLDCPVVTNDYNLNKVAELVGIKVLNINDLANAVKPLFLPGEEIDGVDVIRDGKEAGQGIAYLEDGTMIVIEGGKKYIGERISVVVTSVLQTSAGRMIFAKPKVNLKDTAAGRHYHEVKVIG
- the radA gene encoding DNA repair protein RadA — protein: MGRTKTVFFCGECGYEAGKWLGRCPACGAWNSFCEAPGRQKRQGFSFLPAARQAPEPLTTAAPDAVEERLPGRFGELDRVLGGGIVPGSVALLGGAPGIGKSTLLLQLAAQAAERHGIVLYVSGEESRRQVQMRARRLKLSSERLYFLAETDLEGICRAVEELSPVLLIIDSIQTTFHPDLPLAAGSVGQLCRCTAELVRLAKSRNIACFLVGHVTKEGNLAGPRVLEHMVDVVLSFEGERHQNLRLLRAVKNRFGATDEVAVFAMGEGGLEEVENPSAIFLAGRSGGVPGSVVVAALEGTRPILVEIQALVCPAAYGSPRRAATGVDYNRVVLIAAVLEKRVGLALAGQDIYVGVVGGLRIGEPAADLGIALALASSYRNAAVDREMVVAGEIGLTGEVRAVGYMDQRLKEAARLGFRRVLVPWRNLDLQKKYPDLEFTGVKTVRDALDQAICQC
- the pspAA gene encoding PspA-associated protein PspAA; translation: MIIRVLTEGQYRLDGNALAELDAMDDSLLDAVGAGDEQQFAERLRQVVELVQTRGKRIPDDELVESDLVIPAPDTTLEEARELFAGYPRNLR
- a CDS encoding HD-GYP domain-containing protein; translation: MFEINKKTRSFQISLTEIRQKAPLTLKCRLLLHNLAEKDVNTYVHSCFTGQLAAVLGAALELSEKTVVDLYIAGLLHDLGKILVPRSILLKEAALTGEEYAIVRQHVDDGIRMLSYQQLSATVVNAIKYHHERWDGKGYPHGLDGRQTPIEGRILQIADAFSAMTTKRAYRDPLSTEEAVEEIRRNRSSQFDPELADLFIEACQKSPAHFTASEAVFPL